Proteins from a single region of Hermetia illucens chromosome 3, iHerIll2.2.curated.20191125, whole genome shotgun sequence:
- the LOC119652593 gene encoding drosulfakinins gives MNNLAISLTVLFCLICASLCVLVASEKSETNGKMFQQPHRANGAKRNVRFIYGFDPKAIQLARFRADPIFEEDDSFERLKGLERTAEYRLQDKRAGEDQFDDYGHMRFGRSFSGSSV, from the coding sequence ATGAATAACTTGGCTATCTCCCTCACCGTTCTCTTCTGCCTGATCTGTGCTTCGCTATGCGTTCTAGTCGCTTCCGAAAAGTCCGAGACAAATGGCAAAATGTTCCAGCAACCCCACAGAGCTAATGGCGCAAAACGGAATGTTCGCTTCATCTACGGATTCGACCCCAAAGCGATCCAGCTGGCTCGCTTCAGAGCAGACCCCATATTCGAAGAAGATGATTCCTTTGAGCGACTGAAGGGACTCGAAAGGACAGCTGAGTACAGGTTGCAGGACAAAAGAGCCGGCGAGGATCAATTCGACGACTACGGTCACATGCGGTTTGGGAGAAGCTTCAGTGGAAGTTCTGTGTAA